Proteins co-encoded in one Conger conger chromosome 4, fConCon1.1, whole genome shotgun sequence genomic window:
- the myl12.1 gene encoding myosin, light chain 12, genome duplicate 1 has product MSSKRAKKTTKKRPQRATSNVFAMFDQCQIQEFKEAFNMIDQNRDGFVDKEDLHDMLASLGKNPAEDYLESMMTEAPGPINFTMFLTMFGEKLNGTDPEDVIRNAFACFDEEGTGSINEDYLRELLTTMGDRFTDDEVDELFREAPIDKKSNFNYVEFTRILKHGARDKDD; this is encoded by the exons ATGTCAAGCAAAAGGGCAAAAAAGACCACCAAGAAGCGCCCTCAGCGCGCCACCTCCAATGTCTTCGCCATGTTTGACCAGTGTCAGATCCAAGAGTTCAAGGAGGCTTTCAACATGATTGACCAGAATCGGGATGGCTTCGTGGACAAAGAGGACCTGCACGATATGCTGGCGTCCCTGG GAAAAAACCCTGCTGAGGACTATCTGGAGTCCATGATGACTGAGGCCCCTGGTCCTATTAACTTCACTATGTTCCTCACGATGTTTGGAGAGAAACTCAATGGCACAGACCCTGAGGATGTCATCAGAAATGCCTTTGCTTGCTTTGACGAGGAAGGAACAG gaTCTATTAACGAAGATTATTTGAGAGAGTTGCTGACCACCATGGGTGACCGATTCACAGATGACGAGGTGGATGAGCTGTTCAGGGAGGCTCCCATTGACAAAAAGAGCAACTTCAACTATGTGGAGTTCACACGCATCCTGAAGCATGGAGCCAGGGACAAGGATGATTAG